From a single Adhaeribacter swui genomic region:
- a CDS encoding DEAD/DEAH box helicase: MAASGIIAGNRNAKHEYLVDGQRITTIAYHDLVKHTSAETLTVMGSSYQVYPSFLDLNQGLFTIGTGFNPGPEVNVVQLEHAIWLSCPCGAVKTQLCPHQAQVLQAVMLRPEFRVFFDEKLRRDKILPVAKDYGLAEAKNLDAYFTLEYVNKSIVVKPRQKELLPLNAETQAYLSEALLLKPKLPVVSGQTPKESTRLIVVLSAHKQYRHLYLELYQATVSQEGKIKNPLQVISPADLIWLTDNPEEIKFYSAISKFQNNYHTTPAESDWEALKALVRNPLKLSFYGQNLKKQTDTITAGALVPLRVQNLPANLELDVHLQDHFYQITGSLILEEQKFMLPKLEIRHEYFIQIKHTLYFFQNPDVLRIIQFFKKRDHKIIVHESKFAEFRETVLANLESKIRVNYSYVKPATEKQIVDYGFDETREPIIYLSDSEDFILITPVMRYGPLEIPVKSRQQIYATDARGNAFTLSRDEEAEDNLTAAILKQHPYFYEQLHLDCFYLHRDRFLLDGWFLEAFDVWQQAGITILGFKELKNNNLNPHKARLNILVTSGINWFDTTVDVRFGKNKVPLKYLHKSIRNKNRFVTLDDGTQGLLPEEWLTKLTPYFEAGEVSGETLRTPKTNFTAIAELYATEVLSREVRSELALYQEKLADFTGLPETPVPAGLHATLRDYQKQGLNWLTFLDQFNFGGCLADDMGLGKTVQVIAFILTQRGKTKNNTNLVVVPTSLLFNWQEEIARFAPDLKVTTSYGATRIKKPENFKNSEIVLTSYGTLVSDIQVFKEYVFNYIILDESQNIKNPETERYRAVRLLQSRNKLVLTGTPVENNTFDLYGQLSFACPGLLGNQRYFRDHYSTPIDKFKDSKRAAELQRKVSPFILRRTKEQVAPELPDKTEMVIYCQMGLEQRRVYEASEREIREYISAQEEDEIKKNPMHVLRGLTKLRQICDSPALLPDGDYNVQASAKMETLLEQIENKAPYHKILVFSQFVTMLEFIQKELSRRQIPYALLTGQTTDRAGAVNAFQDDENIRVFLISLKAGGTGLNLTRADYVYLVDPWWNPAVENQAIDRTYRIGQTKKVVAVRLICPDTVEEKILKLQEAKKELVKDVISKENTFLKNLSKQDLLGLFN, translated from the coding sequence ATGGCAGCGAGCGGGATTATAGCGGGGAACAGAAACGCAAAACACGAGTATCTGGTAGATGGCCAACGCATTACAACTATTGCTTACCACGATCTGGTAAAACACACTTCCGCCGAAACCCTAACGGTAATGGGGTCTTCGTACCAGGTGTATCCTAGCTTTCTCGACTTAAACCAAGGTTTATTTACTATTGGCACCGGCTTTAATCCTGGGCCGGAAGTAAATGTGGTGCAGCTAGAGCACGCTATATGGTTATCGTGCCCGTGTGGGGCAGTAAAAACGCAGCTTTGTCCGCACCAAGCGCAGGTTTTACAGGCCGTAATGTTGCGGCCCGAGTTCCGGGTGTTTTTTGATGAAAAATTGCGACGCGATAAAATTTTACCGGTGGCCAAAGATTACGGCCTCGCCGAAGCAAAAAACCTGGATGCGTATTTTACTCTGGAGTATGTTAATAAAAGCATTGTGGTAAAGCCGCGTCAGAAAGAATTACTGCCACTTAACGCCGAAACCCAGGCTTACTTATCCGAAGCACTTTTACTCAAACCAAAATTACCGGTAGTTTCAGGGCAAACCCCGAAAGAAAGTACTAGATTGATTGTGGTACTTTCGGCGCATAAACAGTACCGGCATTTGTACCTGGAGCTATACCAGGCCACCGTGAGCCAGGAAGGTAAAATTAAAAACCCTTTGCAGGTTATCTCGCCCGCCGATTTAATCTGGCTGACGGATAATCCCGAAGAAATTAAATTTTACTCGGCCATTTCTAAATTTCAAAATAATTACCACACTACTCCCGCCGAATCTGATTGGGAAGCCCTGAAAGCTTTGGTTCGCAACCCACTAAAGCTGAGTTTCTATGGCCAAAATTTAAAAAAACAAACCGATACTATTACCGCGGGTGCCTTGGTGCCTTTGCGGGTGCAAAATTTACCGGCAAACCTGGAGCTGGACGTGCACTTGCAAGATCATTTTTACCAGATAACCGGCAGCCTGATTCTGGAAGAACAGAAATTTATGCTGCCTAAGCTGGAAATCCGGCACGAGTATTTTATTCAGATAAAGCACACTTTGTATTTTTTTCAGAACCCGGATGTGTTGCGGATTATTCAGTTTTTTAAAAAACGGGACCACAAGATTATTGTGCATGAATCAAAATTCGCCGAATTCCGGGAAACCGTGCTGGCTAACCTGGAAAGTAAAATCCGGGTAAATTACTCGTACGTAAAACCGGCCACCGAAAAGCAAATTGTGGATTACGGTTTCGACGAAACCCGCGAACCCATTATTTATTTATCCGACTCCGAAGATTTTATTTTAATTACGCCGGTGATGCGCTACGGGCCGTTAGAGATTCCGGTAAAATCGCGGCAGCAAATTTACGCCACCGATGCCCGCGGTAATGCTTTTACTTTATCCCGCGACGAAGAAGCAGAAGATAACCTGACAGCAGCCATTTTAAAACAACATCCGTATTTTTACGAGCAACTGCACCTGGATTGCTTTTACCTGCACCGCGACCGCTTTTTGCTGGATGGCTGGTTTCTGGAGGCTTTTGATGTCTGGCAGCAAGCTGGTATTACCATTCTGGGTTTTAAAGAATTAAAAAATAACAATTTAAATCCGCATAAAGCCAGGTTAAATATTCTGGTAACCAGCGGCATTAATTGGTTCGATACTACCGTGGATGTGCGCTTCGGCAAAAACAAAGTGCCGCTGAAATACCTGCACAAATCCATCCGGAACAAAAATCGTTTTGTTACCCTGGACGATGGTACCCAGGGCCTGTTGCCCGAAGAATGGCTGACAAAACTGACCCCTTATTTTGAAGCTGGCGAAGTTTCGGGCGAAACCCTGCGTACGCCCAAAACAAACTTTACCGCCATTGCCGAGCTATATGCCACCGAAGTGCTTTCGCGGGAAGTTAGGAGCGAACTGGCCTTGTACCAGGAAAAACTAGCTGATTTTACTGGTCTGCCGGAAACCCCGGTACCCGCTGGTTTACACGCCACTTTACGCGATTACCAGAAGCAAGGCCTGAACTGGCTTACTTTCCTGGATCAGTTTAACTTTGGCGGCTGTTTGGCCGACGACATGGGTTTGGGTAAAACGGTACAAGTAATTGCTTTTATCTTAACGCAACGCGGCAAAACAAAAAATAATACCAACCTGGTGGTGGTGCCCACCTCGTTGCTGTTTAACTGGCAGGAAGAAATCGCCCGCTTTGCCCCCGATTTAAAAGTAACAACCAGCTACGGCGCTACTAGGATTAAAAAACCAGAAAATTTTAAAAATTCTGAAATTGTCCTGACTTCGTACGGCACCTTGGTATCCGATATTCAGGTATTCAAAGAATATGTTTTCAATTACATTATTCTGGATGAGTCGCAGAATATTAAAAACCCGGAAACGGAGCGGTACCGCGCGGTGCGTTTGCTGCAATCGCGAAATAAGCTGGTACTAACCGGTACACCCGTCGAAAACAATACCTTTGATTTGTACGGGCAATTATCCTTTGCCTGCCCGGGTTTATTAGGTAACCAACGTTATTTCCGCGACCATTATTCTACGCCCATCGATAAGTTTAAAGACAGCAAGCGTGCCGCCGAACTGCAACGCAAAGTAAGTCCGTTTATTTTGCGGCGCACCAAAGAACAGGTAGCCCCGGAACTGCCCGACAAAACCGAAATGGTCATTTACTGTCAGATGGGCCTGGAACAACGACGCGTGTACGAAGCCTCCGAAAGAGAAATCCGCGAGTATATTTCGGCGCAGGAAGAAGATGAAATTAAAAAGAACCCCATGCATGTGTTGCGGGGCCTTACCAAACTGCGGCAAATCTGCGATTCCCCGGCTTTATTGCCCGACGGCGATTATAACGTACAAGCTTCGGCTAAAATGGAAACCTTGTTGGAACAAATCGAAAACAAAGCGCCTTACCATAAAATTCTGGTGTTTTCGCAGTTTGTTACCATGCTGGAGTTTATTCAGAAAGAGCTGAGCCGCCGCCAAATACCGTATGCCCTGCTTACGGGCCAAACCACCGACCGGGCCGGGGCCGTTAATGCTTTTCAGGATGATGAAAACATTCGTGTGTTTTTAATCAGCTTAAAAGCCGGCGGCACCGGGCTTAATTTAACCCGCGCCGATTACGTGTACCTCGTAGACCCCTGGTGGAACCCCGCCGTAGAAAATCAGGCCATCGACCGCACTTACCGTATTGGGCAAACC